The Glycine soja cultivar W05 chromosome 9, ASM419377v2, whole genome shotgun sequence sequence CAAGATTTCTTCGTCAAGTAAATTGGGAAACTCTTCAATTAGTAATTAGTTATTGACACAATTAATTGTATTCgaaaatcaaaatcaacatatactaatattttattttatttttatcaagatACAAATGTTTAGAATCTTATATATATTGACTTACAAGTCCACTAGCGTAACCACGACCTTGTGAGCAGATAAAAAAGATGTCATAGAAAGAAGTATCAGCTTAAggaaacataatataaatattacgtATGCATGAATTAGCCATACCTGAGAACTAACATCAATCGTACTACTAGTAACATGGTCcacaaacaataatatatacaaTCGAAATTTCCGTTAGTGATCTTATTCATTTGTTCTGAAGAATGAACATAGGgaaagtaaaataaacaaagtaGATGTATCCTAGGACCCAAAGAACAATGAGACATTCACGACCTTTTATTTCACATTAATATATGTTTCTGAAAACAAGACCAAGACCAATACAACGACATATCATACTATATATTTAGTTCGACATCATCTCAACCGTGCCGCCACGCTTCTTCTTGGGGCCACCAGCTTCAACATCATCATATAATGAACTTCCATACTTAGAACTTGAGTTTTCAAGCTTATCACCCTGACCCCAGATTGCATAAGCTTCTTCCCCATGAGCAGCCTCATCACCTATCTCCATATCCTCTTCAGACATTCTCAACGGAACAAAAATTCTAATGAAGAGGCAAATCAAACTTGTGCTGATAACATTGACAAAGATAACAAAGATAATCCCAAGGATTTGGACCCCCATTTGCCTGAACCCGGTACTGACCTTCTTcgaacctaaaccataaaagaaACCAACGTATTGACCATCAGTTCCATAGAACaatttgttaagtcttggatcAGCAAAGAGTCCAGTGAGGAGTCCTCCTAGGGTTCCTGCAATGGCATGAGTGTGGAACACTGCCATTGTATCATCAACCTTCTGCAGTAGCTTTGATCTCTTATGGACCACCATCATGGTGAACCATGGAATTGAGCCAGATAACACTCCCATTATAAGTGCTGCCCATCCCTCCACAACACCTGAACAAGACAAGGAAGGAACAATTATACCATGAAACATTCTAATTAGTTCCTACTCACTATAGTACacccaaaaaaaagaaagtaagtTACACTGACACCTTTGCGATTTCTTGAGGTTGCATGCCATCCTACTGGTTTTTTAAAACGTTTATAACAATCTCTCTTATAAGAGTACATGGTTCAATGTTTTCAAGGagatcatttaataataaatataagattaataTAGTAGTGGTTTAGGAAGAAAGAGGAGAGAGATGGTAGGTTTAAATCCTCtcattaataaaaactaataaattaacctTAACATATATAAGATATTagtgtaatatttttcaaacaattaagaGATTATTGTAAGAGTTGAAAAAGAAGGGATATTGAGAAAATttgacaaattaatttcaaagaaTATCGGTATAATTtactcaaaaaaattatataaataaatatggagATTGAAGTTTAGAAACCTGCAGCAGGGGTTATGCAAACCAAGCCAGTGATCATGCCTTGAACAGCTCCAATGACAGAAGGCTTTCGGAAAAAGAGGACATCAAGGATGACCCAAGTGAGCAAGCTGGTAGCAGTGCAAGCATGGGTGTTGAGGACGGCAAGGGAAGCATCCGAGTTTACTGTGTATGGATCTCCTCCGTTGAAGCCCGTCCACCCCATCCACAGCAGCCCTGCCCCTGCCAGCATCAGAAGAATGTTGTTTGGAGGGAACCTTTCCCTGTCCTTGTTTAGCCGTGGCCCAACCTGTCAAATCATTTACATGTGTATGCACTCATCGTTATTCTTTTTCTATGTTACTTTGATTGCTTGGTGCATGCTTAGAGTCATCATATATAGACACTTATGTATAATATTGTACACaccatatattttttctctttctctctctagatatCATCTAGTGATGGGTgtccatgaattttattttgaaaaattgtaaATGATGACTACCCCTATTTTGAGATGGagggaaaaaatatatagtaagaaaaaaaaaacagagagagaAAAGTGATGAATGTAGCAAGTGATGAAAAgataatcaagaagaaaaatGGGATGAAAGTGAGATAGAAGAAAAATTAAGTGAAAGAATGTgcaattatttttcaagaaaagtgATTCTTGAACATCCATATGCTAGTAATAAACActcagagagagagaaacaaatagaaaatatatatagaagTAGTGTAAATATGTTAAGTGATATGacctaaggaaaaaaaatagagaaaaactttGAGTCTCAATGGAGTGTTTTGCAACGTTAGTGTTTCCAACTTTGGTTTTAACTTTATTTGTGTTGTACATGCATTCTaagaacaaacaaaaggttaaaTAGGTGAAGATTGTGACAAAGAAAAGACACAATAAACTAAATATTAATCATAGTAAAAGGAATTAATTAAGCCTAGCCTAAAAATATATTGGACGAATTAATCAAAGCATACAAAAATCTTATTGCTTACCCAATATGCAGCCGTGAATCCTGCAACCCCGGAAGACAAATGGATCACATATCCACCTGAGTAGTCTATTATCCCCATTTTGGTCAAAAACCCACTAGAACTCCATATGCTGAAAGCTGTGAAGGTGTATGAGAAAGTGAGCCACAAAGGCACAAACAACATCCAAGCATAGAAGTTCATGCGCCCCAACACAGCCCCAGCAATGAGAATCAAAGTGATGGCAGCAAAGACACACTGGAAATACACCATTGTGGCATTTGGGAATGCCCCCAAAAAGGCCCTCTTGAAAAGGTAAGCATGTTCAAGTGACATAGCAGGCTTTCCCCAGAAAGGAAGAAGCTCATCACCAAAAGACATTCTGTATCCCCACACAACCCAACAGaaaaacacacatgcaaaagCATAGAGTGACATGAATGCTGAGTTCACTGCCCATTTCTTCTTCACTGCTCCACCGTACAAGATTATGAGCCCTGGAACACTTTGGAGACCAACTAGGGTTGCAGCTATTAGCTGCCATGCATTGTCTGCTCTGCTAAACCATTCAGGGCTTCCATCACCAGGCAGAAGGTTTGAGGGTAATGGCACGCCAGACattttttccactttttttttattgttttgttttgtttgagtGAATAATGGATTGAGTGTTTTTAAGACTAATAGATGAAGctatatatatgcatagaatAATTATTAGATCAAGGGTTAGTGGTGGTAccttatatgaatttaatttgtaGGACCTTGTTTTGATTCTCACGACAAGCTGTAGAAGTGTTGTCATAACTCTTAAATTGTTCTTTCTGTCAAAAAACAACTCTTAAATTGTTCTAGGCCATGTCGCtcataatattaatgattaaaCTTAGGCGGGTATTACAAACATTTTTTGCCAACGGGATCAACAAAGCTCGTTGGTGTCTTAGTACGCAACTGTCTTTCAGTAACAAGAAGGCTATTGTAATATATATTCAGAATCTTCTTTGTACTAGAATATAATTAAAACAGCATACATTCACTCTAATCATAGGTGTTTTTTCACGTACCATTTCCCCTacattattttaatgataaagaaatatattaccCACTAGGGTAAGTGACCATTGCATCATGCGATTTTTATACTTGTACTATGCATATAGAAAActtttcaatgaaaaataataataaaatacaataaataatactatttctagtcctatttataagaaataagtgATAGTGTAAAATGCATTACACATCACTTAATTCTTATGAACAGAACAAGAGATATCATATTATCacctgtttttttataaataagacaGGGGAGACATGCAGTAACATTTAGACTATAATTGGTAAAAACTGATGAAATCAAGTACATGTACtgaagaaatttttatttcaaatgataaataagctaattagatatataatactaataagAAATAATCAAATCCTCCAAccataaaacttatatataaagatgtataatataataaaattaatataatatgcatatatgtgtgtttttaataataaatatatgtttattctctctctatatatatattttgtgatatatatatatatatatatatatatgaaacaaattaaaataaatcaaaatactCATAATAGAGATAAGTCAAAATAACAcgaaacaatataaaatatgaaccaTGAAATGTTACAAAATAAGTGAACCTGAGatgcaaaataaaatacaatgaagtaaaaataataataacactgaAACATGACTACGGGTCTTCCTCCTCCTCTAATATGTACATCTTGTTGCTAGGTCTGATTAAGCGAGAGTCAATGGGCACTCTATGGACGTATAAGCGTCAAGAATAAGGGTAACCATCCTCAGGTCAAGCATGGACTTAAGATCTTAAGCCATCGTCTCAAATAAcgcctataaaaaataaatataaataagtacTATGAAAGTTTGATTATTGCTCAATACATAGGGAAGAAAGATACAGACACTTAAATGACAATCATGAGAATTACTCAAAGAAGCTAAATGCTTCAAAGGGAGTTCTAGTCTAATATATGGATGAGAAACAGTAGAACCACTCCAAGTATTCATCCATGCATGCCCGCAAATAAGACCTAAATAAGGCTATGTTTGGGTTGATGATGAATAACGGAACAGAATGGATAAGAGTGGAATggatcaaaaatataattccatTATTTGGGTAATTCATAAAAGAACAGAACAAATATTTTGTTACATCGTTTGAAAAGAGAACggaatgaaataaattataactttcCATTTTCTGTATTGCCCCTAATTTTAAAGtgacttctttttttatcatcatggCTGCATGAAGTGTGTAttggcatttttttttcttcatttttttaagtccATTATATTCTACAATTCGTCAAGCAAATGGTTTCTCCACTCATAAAAAGAGTGTTAGTTGTAATTCACTTAGTTAGTCAGCCTGTTATATTGTTAGTTACAATTGCACAGACTTTCTTACATGAGGGAGTCATTGTTAAGTGCAGTGTTAGAGATatgtgaataataaaatttctcttcctatctctTTCTCTATCTGTGTGCGCGCATGTTCTCCATCACTAAGAAACTTTGTGTGTGTAGTTGTGTGTGTGAAAGTGTTTCAATAAATTGGTATTCAGAGCTATCTATATTGTGTGTGTGAGTGTTTCAACAAATTGGTATTTAGAGTTATATATGTTTCCTGGAATCACATGCTTCCGCGCACAAAGGTGACATCTTCCAATGAAATCTTCCGGCTTCTCTATCCATTCTCAATGGCAAGAATTATCATAGGTGGTGTGTCCCAATGAGAGTAATCCTTCACTTCCAAGACATCACATAAATTGTACAGCGACATGTTCAAGAACTTGGAACAAATCCTAGTGAGGCGCAAAGGGCAGCTTATCATGATGCAAACAAGAATGAATCTTGATGAAAAGGTGAAGAGCAAGATCAAATTTTCTTACAATGGTACTGTGACTGCAAAAGGTATTGGCATGATGATCCAGAGAAAAGATGAGCAAGGATCCTTCATTAGTGATGTGTTGTATGTTCCCAACATGAAGAATAATCTTCTCAGTCTCGTACAAGGAGAAAAGCTACTCAATTAACATGGAGCATAGTCAATTAAAAATGTTTGACAGCATAGGAATACTGATCTTGAAGgctcctctttcaaaaaatagaaCCTTCGAGATTGGGATTCAAATTATGGAGCACCAATTAATGCTTAGCCACAGTAATTAGTGATGAGAGTTGGGTGTGGCATCACAGGCTTGGGCATCTGAATTTCAGAAGCTTAAATCTATTGGGAAACTAGAGTATGGTGCATGGTCTTCCTCCAATTGGAATGCCAAAGCGATTGTGTGTTGAATCCTGTGAGTCCAAGCAACCAAGAAATTCCTTCAAGTTACAAATCAGATCCAACGAAAAGCTTGAGGTGatattttcaaatgtttgtggccCCTTAGAAGTCAAAACATTGGAAGGTAACAACTACTTTATGTCTTCTATTGATGAAATTACTAGAAAAATGTGGATTTATCTCAGAGAAAAAGAGTGAAGTGTTTGATATATTCATATATAAGGGAGTCATTGGTAAGTGCAGTGTTAGAGATATGTGAATAATAAAACTTCTCTCCCTATCTCTTTCTCTATCTGTGTGTATGCATATTCTTCATCACTAAAGAATCTGTGAGTGTTTCAACaaagaaaagttgaaattcTACATTTTCCCAATTTCCCTTTGAACAACAATTGAAACTTGAGAAGAATATAAATGTGGaattctataatttaaaaaactgtAACTTATAAAGAAGAGTAAGATAGAGGTTCAGTTAGAAAGAATAAAGCACATAACAAGAATATCTGAGGAAGAGATGCTAACAGTTACAGGATTaaattagatattttaaaacttaGCAATAACCGTTCCATCCCTTTCCCCTCCCTTCCATCAATCCAAACAAAACCTTAGGCAAAAGTGCTCATCTAGTCCTATTGTCTATAATGTAGGAGAGATACCGACTAAACCTCTCATCATATACCTCGACAAAGGGCATTTTTGCTTGGTAATGACAAGCACAGAATGAGAAATCCCCTATATGTGTCCAAATTGTCGTAGCACCCTCTCAACTAGATGGATGCGCAATAAAAGGGCCAAATTTAAAGAAGTAAATGTCATGGAAGGTCTACTCTTCTATGTGTAATACCTAGGGCTTATAAATGACCACAACATATCTAGCATTTATCTCGTCACGATCACCTTATCGGAGACCTTCAAAGCCTTCCATCTAAAAGCACCATGAGACCTCTTAGTATATATAGTATTCTTTTCATGATAGTAAATGCTCATATGTTAATGCATGCAAAACCATTAACATATTGATTAATTGTCATCAAACAAATAACACAAGTCATAGGAAAAAAATGGCACCAATAGTAGAGTCATATATCCTCTAATTTGCTGTGTATAAGGCAAGATAGCAATGCTAAATTAACCGTACATGCAACaacacattttttatgttttagttaaaTTCCTACACTTAAAACTCATGTTTTAGTCCCTTTACAATTTTTGTTCAAATGTTTTGGTCCCTATTAAAACCTCTCCATTTTACTTCTTTCTCCCCCTTCTTCTCATTTCCCCTCTCTATTTCCTTATCAACATCTCCTTCCTCATTTAATTTTTGCGGGTTCTGTTTGTTTTAAATCCTCTTACATCAAACTCATTGGCCCTGAATtggagaatcttgaaattaCAAAGTTCGTgaaatgtaatttaaaattaatggtccaAACAAGAATCAAACCTATAACTTTCAGGTTATTAGCCGAACgctctaaccaactgagctaataagtcaattacattataaaataaataatattattatacataacactaaaatttctatgtATATTTAACGCGcatataaatttcaataataaattttgtgacaattaattttgatataattcatacgaattatttaatccgtatatttttttataaataaaaaatatttactattacaaaattatatataaagcaTATTAAtacttaaagaaaaataaaactttaagaaattaaaaaaaaaaaaaaaaacagatgaaATTGATCTGTATGCTTTATATGGATGAACTCTATTTGTATAAAtcatatggatcaacttgatctgtatgtTTTATACAGATGAATTTcatacttacggatcaacttcatCCGTATAATTCATACGGATCAAATTAATTCGCATGTGAAAAATTTACTTACGGATCACCATTCAGACAGAAAAAGTAACTTTAAAAGGAACAATAAGTCAAAGACATTTTGGACATTAATCAAAAATGCTAGACGCACCTAACAACACCCAAACTAAAATTGATTGTGTAAAactgcaaaaaaaatataaataattgctaaattgaca is a genomic window containing:
- the LOC114367597 gene encoding ammonium transporter 3 member 1-like, coding for MSGVPLPSNLLPGDGSPEWFSRADNAWQLIAATLVGLQSVPGLIILYGGAVKKKWAVNSAFMSLYAFACVFFCWVVWGYRMSFGDELLPFWGKPAMSLEHAYLFKRAFLGAFPNATMVYFQCVFAAITLILIAGAVLGRMNFYAWMLFVPLWLTFSYTFTAFSIWSSSGFLTKMGIIDYSGGYVIHLSSGVAGFTAAYWVGPRLNKDRERFPPNNILLMLAGAGLLWMGWTGFNGGDPYTVNSDASLAVLNTHACTATSLLTWVILDVLFFRKPSVIGAVQGMITGLVCITPAAGVVEGWAALIMGVLSGSIPWFTMMVVHKRSKLLQKVDDTMAVFHTHAIAGTLGGLLTGLFADPRLNKLFYGTDGQYVGFFYGLGSKKVSTGFRQMGVQILGIIFVIFVNVISTSLICLFIRIFVPLRMSEEDMEIGDEAAHGEEAYAIWGQGDKLENSSSKYGSSLYDDVEAGGPKKKRGGTVEMMSN